A region of Dioscorea cayenensis subsp. rotundata cultivar TDr96_F1 chromosome 5, TDr96_F1_v2_PseudoChromosome.rev07_lg8_w22 25.fasta, whole genome shotgun sequence DNA encodes the following proteins:
- the LOC120262303 gene encoding cyclin-dependent kinase G1-like yields the protein MAEMVTGKPLFPGKSKIDQLDMIFMVMGTIGLKSWPGLDKLDMARYFLGGPARYNTLRLRVPPTKLSRPGYDLLKRLLEVDPRKRISAEDALDHGWFSDLFISI from the coding sequence ATGGCGGAGATGGTGACGGGGAAGCCATTGTTTCCTGGGAAGTCGAAGATTGATCAGCTTGATATGATTTTCATGGTGATGGGTACGATTGGGTTGAAGTCATGGCCGGGATTGGATAAGTTGGATATGGCTCGCTATTTTTTGGGTGGCCCGGCGAGGTATAACACTCTCCGGTTGAGAGTGCCGCCGACGAAGCTATCAAGGCCAGGGTATGATCTGTTGAAGAGGCTATTGGAGGTGGATCCAAGGAAGAGGATTAGTGCAGAGGATGCTCTCGACCATGGATGGTTCAGTGATCTTTTCATATCGATTTAG
- the LOC120262228 gene encoding cyclin-dependent kinase 3-like, whose protein sequence is MALSLALGDMAHTKYISMETMDLESRRLEADHRRKSTIANYQIVKMLGKGAYGCVFEAIDLRTGHRVAVKQATFVRYAEDHIEDIPYTSLREIDILSSCRHPNIIRFREFIIDDALHSVFIVMDRAVTDLRTHLILASGNLKEAMVKKLMLQLLLGVSYLHSHGILHRDLKPGNLLLTGVGDMRQLKICDFGLGKRFHYLYEEEGTAYDLLSQTVVTQWYRSPELLLGDEKYTAAIDVWSVGCIMAEMVTGKTLFPGKSKIDQLDMIFMVMGTIGLKSWPGLDKLDMARYFLGGPERYNTLRLRVPPTKLSRPGYDLLKRLLEVDPRKRISAEAALDHAWFSDLFISM, encoded by the coding sequence ATGGCGCTCTCACTTGCTCTCGGTGACATGGCGCACACAAAATACATATCAATGGAGACTATGGATTTGGAAAGTAGACGACTTGAAGCCGATCATCGCCGGAAAAGCACAATTGCAAACTACCAGATAGTGAAGATGCTTGGCAAAGGAGCCTACGGTTGTGTTTTTGAAGCCATAGACCTCAGAACCGGCCACAGAGTTGCCGTCAAGCAAGCCACGTTCGTCCGTTATGCAGAAGATCATATTGAAGACATCCCTTACACTTCTCTCCGCGAGATCGACATCTTATCATCGTGTCGCCACCCGAACATCATCCGTTTCAGAGAATTCATCATCGATGATGCCCTCCACTCTGTTTTCATCGTCATGGACCGGGCAGTCACGGATCTCAGGACTCACTTGATTTTGGCATCAGGGAACTTGAAAGAAGCCATGGTGAAGAAGCTCATGCTCCAACTGCTTCTAGGCGTTTCTTATCTTCACTCTCATGGGATTCTCCACCGTGATTTGAAACCCGGCAACCTCCTCTTGACCGGCGTCGGTGACATGCGGCAGCTCAAGATTTGTGACTTCGGCCTCGGCAAGCGTTTTCATTATCTTTACGAAGAAGAAGGAACAGCATATGATTTGTTATCTCAGACTGTGGTTACTCAGTGGTACCGATCGCCGGAGCTTCTTCTCGGAGATGAGAAGTATACCGCGGCTATTGATGTTTGGTCGGTGGGTTGTATTATGGCGGAGATGGTGACGGGGAAGACGTTGTTTCCTGGGAAGTCGAAGATTGATCAGCTTGATATGATTTTCATGGTGATGGGTACGATTGGGTTGAAGTCATGGCCGGGATTGGATAAGTTGGATATGGCTCGCTATTTTTTGGGTGGCCCGGAGAGGTATAACACTCTCCGGTTGAGAGTGCCGCCGACGAAGCTATCAAGGCCAGGGTATGATCTGTTGAAGAGGCTATTGGAGGTGGATCCAAGGAAGAGGATCAGTGCAGAGGCTGCTCTCGACCATGCATGGTTCAGTGATCTTTTCATATCGATGTAG